The stretch of DNA TAGAAGTGGGTTGTAAGTTGTTTAATTAACTATATTCacatcaataatacttTTATGATCTTAAATAGTATGGAGGGGGCATATTGCCAATTATTGAGggataaaaaaatataaaaaaatcgCGGAGAATTTTATCTTATTAAGAGAGGGATGAGTAAGCACAAACGTGGAGTGGCTATTCCAGCGTTGCCTGACTAAGCCAACTGGTTCTATTTGATAAGTCATCTACTCCCCGAGTAGTTACAATCTCATACTCCTTGTGGCTCATCTAACCGCCATTCagagagtacgagtacatactgtacggtGATGAAGTGTAACTGTGAAGTGTTCATTTTGGATAAATTGACATTATTGATCAAAAATGTAGAACTTGATGTTTGAGAATTGATAACAGGTTTGAAAAATTGGAGTGGGCTCGATCTATTCTGTTACTTTTTCATCTTTATCTATGGATTTTCTGCAATTTAGGTATTTTTCCGTATTTTCcttatttttttatttttatcATCaaatttatttatttttaattttCCTCCCCAACAACTCAGATTGGCGCTAATGTGCGTTAAGTGTAACTCTGATTAACCATGGTTGGGCGTGGGCGAAATTTCGACAATTAAACGAAATTAAAACAGAAAATGTTGAAAAAATAATACACATAATGAAATTGATGGAAATTGTAAAATTTTGGAAATTTTGACATTATGTGACTTATTCTTTCGGTGAACTGACTTTTATGAGTCCATGGTCATTTTCTGCTAAATTTCCATATTTTCTCTGGAGTTTTTGGTCATTATTTTCGGTCTTAAAAAAGACTTTTTCCTTTGCTGTGTACACACAAAGAGATTATTATTCAGATTGCGCAACCTTTTATGGAGAAAATAAATtaatataaataatgaCATAAAATAATGCCGTGATTAATGAAAATGATGATATAAACATACAAAATTCTTCTGTTTATGTGATCAAAAAATTACTAAGATTTTCTAtcgtcgtttttgtcgtttttgttttttttcaactccCTTTTAGACCGATTTTACGACGTTGTGGTTTCAACGCTTGTGCCTAAACTTTATCTAAAGTCTAATATATGACACGCCGTATGTCATGGTCACCCGTATAAATAAATCACCACTATTTTCCGTCTGcgtttttctttcttcttccccCACTTAACCGACAcggacacagacacagacacgacAACGATaacgacaacgacaagacACGAACAcagcagacacaaacacaacagaCACGAacacaacagacacaaacacaacagacacaaccacaactaTGCCGCATTCGCTTCCGCCACTCCGTATCATTCTTGTTCGGCACGGTCAGACGGACCACAACAAGGCCGGCATCATTCAGGGCCAGACCGACATTCCTCTGAACGACGAGGGTAGAAGACAGGCCCGGGACTGCGGCAAGAAGATCAGAGAGGTGTTGGCCGGTTTCGGGGATTCCGTTGGAGCCGACTTGGACTTTTCCGACTCGGTTGGGGATACTGACAGGGACAGTAACTCGAACAGATTGTCAACCCCTACCGCCGCCCCCACTACCGACTGGAATCCCAAAAACCCATTCAACGGCCCCATCTCGGCGGTGTACACGTCGGACCTCAAGCGGTGCGTCGAAACCACCGACATTCTGCTGGCGACCGCCGGTATCGACACAAAGGCGGCGCGGACCCCGCTACTCCGAGAACGGTACATGGGAGAGCTGGAAAACAAGCCCGCCGTGGAGGGCCGACAGCGGTGCCGAGACGAAAACCGCCATTGGGACTCGTTTGGTGAGTCTAACACACACATGGTCGAGCGGCTCAGCAAGCAGTGGGACACCATTGTGTCGCGGGGACTCGAGGAGCGGCAGGGGACCGTGCTGGTGGTGACGCATGGCGGCTGCATCACACGGTTCACGAACTATCTGGTGAACGAGCTGCAGCCCGAGCCGTTTGCGCTCAGCTCGCTAATTTCGGTTGACTCACTGCGGTCTCCCCAGAATACCTCCTTCACCGTGTTTGACATCGACAGAAACACGTTTCAGGGCACGTTACAGGTGTTTGCCGATATCGCCCACCTGGATGGGGTTGAGAAGCGCGTCTCCAACCCCGATGAGTATGTTCCCGGAAGGTGGTAGGCGTAGACCCGAGGTTCGCCCAAGTCGCGTCTGGTAATTGGGACACTAACTGCGATATACCCGATTAATTGCCACCCCAGCTTTTCCAATTAGGTCACATACAGTTACACATAATAGACAATACAtgtttgttgttggttGGAGTGTGGGTTGAAATTGCTCTTGAGTTCAGGAGCATTATTGGCGGGAACAATTGTGGGCTTAACTGTTTAGGGCGTGACGGCAGCAACCTCTTCTGGGTTCGTGCTCTGGGGACCCCCGATCTCTATTGGGCTCCAGTTCAGAGAGAAGCTCAGAATCCAGCTCAGAATCCAGATCCAGTACCGCCGAGAATCCATGTTGAAGTCTTTGAGTGCACAAAACGGGCATTAAAACTTCTTAAATGCGACAGACTTGGCGAAAATGAGACAGATCTTGTTAGATGATCTATTCTGAATCAGACAGATCAGTCGAACTGTTAGCCGTCGAACTGGGCTGGACTACAGTGAGTCGTCGCTAGGG from Yarrowia lipolytica chromosome 1D, complete sequence encodes:
- a CDS encoding uncharacterized protein (Compare to YALI0D16445g, similar to Saccharomyces cerevisiae YOR283W; ancestral locus Anc_8.745, weakly similar to uniprot|O94461 Schizosaccharomyces pombe Putative phosphoglycerate mutase); the encoded protein is MPHSLPPLRIILVRHGQTDHNKAGIIQGQTDIPLNDEGRRQARDCGKKIREVLAGFGDSVGADLDFSDSVGDTDRDSNSNRLSTPTAAPTTDWNPKNPFNGPISAVYTSDLKRCVETTDILLATAGIDTKAARTPLLRERYMGELENKPAVEGRQRCRDENRHWDSFGESNTHMVERLSKQWDTIVSRGLEERQGTVLVVTHGGCITRFTNYLVNELQPEPFALSSLISVDSLRSPQNTSFTVFDIDRNTFQGTLQVFADIAHLDGVEKRVSNPDEYVPGRW